AAATCCTCGACAACCTCTGCGGCGCCCAGTTGGACCCCAAGGTCGTCCAGGCCCTGAAGCAGGTGCTCGCGAAGCAGGGCGTCCGGTTGGAAGGGCACCGGTTGCCCGTGAAGCTCGCCTCCTGACGCCGGAAGGATGGTAGGGAGGACGCCGGACTGTTGAGACGCTGGAAGGTGAAACGTTGAGCTTCTGGGACCGCATCAAGCCCGCCCCCCAAGCCGTCACCGCGACGGATGCACGCCTGTCCTCGGACGGTGGCCGCCTGGACCTGACCTGGGATGATGGCGTGAAGTCGGGCGCCACCGCGCAGGTGCTGCGTCAGCAGTGCCCCTGCGCCGCCTGTGTGGACGAGTGGACGAACAAGCGGACGCTGGACCAAACCAAGGTCCCCGCCGACCTTCGCATCCAGCAGGTGCAGCCCGTGGGCAACTACGCGCTGGCCTTCAATTTCAGCGACGGCCACACCACCGGCATCTACCCCTGGAAGCTGCTGCGCGACGTCACCCAACCCGCCACCTGAACGGGTGAGGGCCACCCCGGCCTGGAGGGCCCGTGAACGAACGTTACCGGCTCGTCCGGCCGCTGGCCTCGGGAGGCATGGCGGAGCTGTTTCTCGGCGTGGCGCGCGGCGCGGAGGGCTTTGAACGCCCGGTGGCCATCAAACGCGTGTTGCCACACCTCGCGCGCGACCCCGACATCGCGCGCATGTTCCTGGCCGAGGCGCGGCTGTCCACGCTGCTGCAGCACCAGAACATCGCCACCGTCCACGACGTGGGCCAGGGCCCCGAGGGGCTCTTCCTCGTGATGGAGCTGGTGGACGGCTGGGACCTGGGCGTGTTGCTCGCCTCGGCCGCGCGTCGGGGCATTCGCTTCCCGCCGCAGTTGGCCGCGTTCATCGTCCACCAGTGCCTGGCGGGGCTTGGGCACGCGTACCGGAAGGTGCATGACGGGCGGCCGGTGATGATGGCCCACCGGGACGTCTCCCCTTCCAACATCCTCGTGTCGCGCGAGGGAGAGGTGAAGCTGACGGACTTCGGCATCGCCCGGATGGCCGGCCCCCAGCACACCGCGCCCGGCATCTTTCGCGGGAAGGAGGCCTACAGCGCGCCCGAGGTGCTGCGCGGCGAGCCCGCGACCGCCGCGAGCGACCAGTTCTCCCTGGGCATCGTGTTCCATGAGCTGCTCACCGGACAGCATCCGTTCCATGCCGAGCAGGACCCGGGCGCGGTGGCCTACGCGATTCTGACGCGACCGGTGACGCCGCCTCGGGACGTGCCCGGGCCGCTGGCGGGCGCGGTGACGCGCATGCTGGCGACAGTTCCAGCAGCGCGCTTCCACTCGCCGGAGTCACTGAGCGACGGCTTCGCGCGGTGGCTCGCGCAGTCGGGATTGCCGGCGACGTCGCAGACGCTGGCCGCGTTCATGCGCGAGCTGGGCTTGCCGCCGACACTGCGCGAGCAGGCTGAGGCGTCGGGGCTCCGCGTCGAGACGGCGTCTCCCGCGCACGCGCCCTATCGTGCCGAATTCGAGGAGGAGCCCCTCTCACTGCCGGGTGGCCCGGCCCTCAGCAGCAGTGGGCGCATGGTGCATCGGTGCCTGCGCTGCCAGCACGTCCTCGCCGCGCCGGGCGCCCCGTGCGAGCACTGCCCTCCGTCAGCGCGGAGCATCGGTACGCCAGCGTCCACGCTGCCGCGAGATACCGCTGGGGTCTCCCGCCCGACAGCGCGCGCCGCGCCGGGTCCGCACCTGGAACTCTCGCCGCAGCAGTCGCTCGCGGAGAGCGTGCCCCAGTCGTTCTCCACCGCGGGCGTGCGGAGCGTGCTCCAGACGGATGCGGACGCGCTGGAGCTCGCGGAACGTGACCTGCCTCCCGACAGCGACTGGCCCGACGACGCGGTCCGGCTCAAGCGACAACGGCGCAAGCGAGTGGTGGGCATCCTCGTCGCGCTGGGAGTGCTCGCGGGCGGCGTCTGGCTCTGGCCCCAGCGCTCCACCCTGCTCATCCAGGTGCTTTCCGCGACGGGGCTCCGCCTGACGACGCCGACGCTCACCGTCGAAAGTGAGCCTCCGGGCGCCGCCGTCTGGGTGGATGACGTGCAACTCGGGACGACTCCGCTGCGAATCGACAATCGATTCCCGGCGGGTCGTGTCTCCCTCCAGGTGCGCCTCAAGGGCTACCGCACGTGGAAGGGAACGTTCACGGGCGGAGCGCCCACGAGCCTCGAGGTGAAGCTGAAGCGGTGAGCGCGCTCCGGCACGGATGCGATGGCCCGGCCAAGAGCAGCAGGTCAGCGTGAAGCACGCGCCTCACCTCACCAAACGTCGCTGTCCCCGGCACGGATGCGATGGTCCGGCCGGGAGCAGCACGTCAGCGCGGAGCAAGCGCCTCACTTCACCAGGCGCAGGTGTCCCCGGCGCGGCGGTGATGGCTCGTCCGGTGGCCCGTCCGTGGGCGGTGGAACCTCGGCGGGGGGCTCGTCGCGCCGCTCGCCTTGCACCTCTCGGAGGAAGGTGCGTGGACGCTCCGCGACGGCGGGCGCCGGGGCCATGGGCAGCGGCTGGGCCGGACGCGACGCGGCCGTCTGCTGCAGCAGCTCCGGCGGCATGTCCTCCGGATACATCCAGAACTCCTTCGTCACGTGGCTGGCGATGGCGAACAACGCCGACCACGGCACCGCGATGGTGAATCGCGAGCCCGAGAAGCTCAGCGTGGAGCGCACGCCCCACTCCCCACCGTCAGGTCTGGTGGGTCGAAGCGGTACGAGAGATTGAGGCGCAGGTGGGCCTCCGTCTTGACGGAGGCTGGGACGAGCACGCCCGGACGTCGCGCGTCCAGGTGGATCATCACCATGCCCTGGTCGAGCGCGGCCAGCAGCCGCTCCTTCTTGTCGAGAACCTTCTTTTCGTCCATCGGTGTACGGCGAAAGAACTTCGGGCGCCCCTCTCAACGTCGGCGCATCGCCCGGTCCATCTCCCGCTTCGTCTCCCGCTCCTTGATGTCGTGGCGCCGGTCCTCGTGCGTCTTGCCCCGGCAGAGCCCCAGCTCCACCTTGGCACGCCCTTTCCTGAAGTACAGCACAAGCGGGATGATCGAATAACCCCGCTCACGCACCTTCGCCGCCCAACGGTCGATTTCTCCTCGGTGCAGCAACAACTTGCGGCTCCGGGTGGGAAGGTGGTCGAAGAAGCTCGCCGCCTTGTACGAGCCGATGTTCGCGTTGTGCAGGAACATCTCGTCCCCCTTGGGGAGCGCGTAGGAATCCGACAGATTGGCGATTCCGTCCCGCAGCGACTTCACCTCGCTTCCCGTGAGCGCCAGCCCGGCCTCAAGCTTCTCGTCGACCGTGTAGTCGAAGCGCGCACGACGGTTTTCCGCGATGACCTTCACGCCGGGCTCGCTGCCCACTCCCTTCGCCTTCCCTCCGGATGTCATACGGGTCCCGCGTTCTCCTCACCACCCAATGGCATGTTGTCGATGAGGCGCGTCGTGCCACTGAAGGCCGCGACAAGCAACCGGGCAGGCTGCCCACGCTCCACCGAGGCCAGGGGCGTCAACCGCTCCGCATCCACCAGTTCCACGTAGTCTTCCCGAAGCCCCACCGCTTCCAATTCGCGCCGAACGGCCCCAACCAGGGGGCCCGACTCCCGCGTGCCCTCGCGCACCAGCGCCTGGGCGGCCCGCAGCCCACGCGAGAGCGCCAGCGCCCGCTGCCGCTCCTCGGGGGACAAGTAGGCATTCCGGCTGCTCATCGCCAGACCATCCGCCTCGCGCACGGTGGGCATGCCGACGATGTCCGCGCCCAGGTGCAGGTCGCGGTTGAGCGCCCGGATGACCTGGAGCTGCTGGTAGTCCTTCTCGCCGAAGAGCGCGACGTCCGGACGGAAGAGGCTCAGGAGCTGGGTGACGATGGTGGCCACCCCTCGGAAGTGCCCCGGCCGCCGCGCGCCACACATCCCCTGGCTGACGTCCGTCACCTCGACGTACGTCTGATAGCCCGCCGGGTACATCACCCCCGGGCCCTCCGGCGCGAAGATGACCTGCGCGCCCGCGCTGACACACTTGGCGACGTCGCCCTCGAAGTCGCGGGGGTAGCGGGACAGGTCCTCGCGCGGCCCGAACTGCGTGGGGTTGACGAAGATGGACACGGCCACCGCGTCGGCGCGGCGACGGCCCTCGCGAATCAGCGAGAGGTGACCTTCATGCAGGAAGCCCATGGTGGGCACCAGCGCGAGCCGGTGCCCCTCCCGGCGCAGCCCCGCCGTCCAGTCCTTCACATCCGCGACGGTTTTCAGGACGGCGGGAGCCATGACTAGGCGGGTCTCCCGTAGACGGGGCCCATCTTCTCGCCGCCCTCGGCGGGCGCGGACGGCTCCACCCGGGCCGCCGGAGCCGGAGCCCCCGCCGCCAGCCGGATGTTCTTGTTCGCCTTGAAGGAGTGCTCTTCGTCCGGGAACGCGCCCTTGCGGACCTCCGCGAAGTACGCGCCCGCGGCCTCCGTAATCGAGCCGTGGAGGTTGGCGTAGCGCTTGACGAACTTGGGCTTGAAGTCCGGGTTCATCCCCAGCAGGTCGTAGCAGACGAGCACCTGACCATCACAATCCACGCCGGCGCCAATGCCGATGGTGGGGATGGACAGGCTCTGCGTCACCGTGCGGGCCAGGTCCATGGGCACGCCTTCGAGCACCAGCGCGTAGGCACCGGCCTGCTCCAGCGCCAGCGCATCATCCAGAATCTGGCGCGCCTGGTCCTCACCCCGGCCCTGCACGACATAGCCGCCCATCTTGTGGACGGACTGCGGCGTCAGCCCCAGGTGCCCCATGACGGGGATGCTGGCGCGGACGATGGCGCGCACCGTGTCCGCGAACTCGGCGCCGCCCTCCAGCTTGATGCTGCCCGCGCCGCCTTCCGCCACCAGCCGGCCCGCGTTGCGGACCGCGTCCTGCGTCGACACCTGGTAGCTCATGAAGGGCAGGTCGGCCACGACGTGCGCCCTGCGCGCGCCCCGGGCGACGGCGGCCGTGTGGTAGACCATCTGGTCCATCGTCACCGGCAGCGTGGAGTCGTGCCCCTGGATGACCATGCCCAGCGAGTCGCCCACCAGCAACACGTCCGCGCCCGCTCCTTCGAGGATGTGGGCGAACGTGGCGTCGTAGGCAGTGACCATGCAGATCTTCTGACCGATCTGCTTGAAGCGCTTCAGCGTGTGGATGGTGACCTTGTCCTTCACGGTTCACCTCCTATGGCAACGGGTGGAACGGCCTGACGTGCCCATTCGCACCTCGCCGTCCGCTGGGGATCGCCGGGAGCTCAGGGCACGCCACCGCACTCTAACGCCCCCGGGCCGGCCGTGGGGCATTGAAGGCGGGCGTCCCACCAGGAGCCTGGCTTTCAGCCCCGGCGGGATGCCTTCGGAACGTAATGCTGCGTTCCCGGCTTCGCCTTCCGGATGGTGGCGAGCAGGTCTTCCCTGTCTGCCTCGACATTCACGAAGTCGATGTCTGAGGTATCCACGACCAGGAGCGGGGTGTCCGTGTAGTGGAAGAAGAAGTTGTTGTAGGAGTGGACGAGCCCCTCCAGGTACGTGGAGTCGAACTTGCGCTCGAACTCCCGGCCGCGCTTCTTGATGCGGTGCAGGAGCACGTCCAGCCGGGCCTGCAGGTAGATGACCAGGTCGGGCTTGGCCACGCGGGGCCCGAGCGCCTCGAAGACGCGCTCGTAGAGGGCCAGCTCATGCGCGTCCAGGTTGAGGTGCGCGAAGATGCGGTCCTTGGCGAACAGGTAGTCGCTGACCGTCATCGAGCTGAACAAGTCCTGCTGGAACAGCTCCTGCTGCTGCCGGAAGCGCGAGAGCAGGAAGAAGATCTGCGTCTGGAACCCGAACTTCTGCCGGTCCGTGTAGAAGTTGGAGAGGAAGGGGTTCTCCTCCACCACCTCGAGGACGCGGCGGCCCGACAGACGTTCCGCGAGGATGTTGGAGAGGCTCGTCTTGCCCACGCCAATGGGCCCTTCCACCACGATATACCGGTAGTCCATCCGCCCGAGGCCTCCCGCCCGCGGAATGCGCGTTGAGACCGCGCGCGCGAGACTTCGCGCGAAAGCGCGGCCACGCACGCGGGCGGATAACACAACACGGCCGCTGGAATCCGGCAATTTTCCACGGCGGCGGGCGTCCCTTGACGCTCCGGGACGCATCCCCTACGGTCCGCGCGACTTCATTGGTGTGTGCGCGGGGCGTTCTCCGGACATGAGTGGCAGACAGCGGGCGAAGACAGTGGTGCGGCTGGAAGAGGCTCGCCAGAGCACGCCCACCGCCCAGCGCGCGCCCACACCTCCCGTGGAGCCGGATCCGCTCTACGGCGTGGTGCTCCTGAAGACGGCCATGGAGCTGAAGCGGCGACAGGACGGCAGCGTGGAGGACATCCTCCGCAGCGTGCTCGCCCGCATGCGCATCCCGGAGGCGGAGTTCTTCGCCTACCTGGAGCAGCAAGGCGGCCTGCTCCAGGCGCTGGGAATGCGCGCGCGCTAACGCCTAGGCCGCGGGAGGCGCCGTCACCGGCCCCAGCGCGCGCTCGATGGCCGCGAACTCCTCCACGGACAGGGTCTCCGCGCGTCGCTGCGGATCCACCCCCGCCGCCGCCATGGCCGCGAGGAGCGCCTCCTGCGTGCCCAGCGTCGGGTCCGACTTGATGGAGTTGAGCAGCGTCTTGCGCCGGTGCGAGAAGGACGCCTTCACCACGCGCGTGAAACGGGCCTCGTCGATGATGGGCGCGCGAGGTGCCTTGCGGCGCGTGAGCCGCAGCACCGCGGAGTCCACCTTCGGCGGCGGGTGGAAGCGCCACGCCTCCAGCGTGAGGACGTTCTCCGCGTCGTAGTGCATCCCGAGCAGCACCGTGAGCAGGCCATAGTCACGGTTGCCGGGCTCGGCGGCGAGCCGCTCCACCACTTCCTTCTGCAGCGTGAAGACGGCGCGCGACACGTGGGCGCGCTGCTCCAAGACGCGGAAGAGGATGGGGCTGGTGAGGTGGTACGGGAGGTTGCCCGCCACCGCGACGTCAGGCGCGCCGGCCACCTGGGCGAAGTCCACCGTGGCGGCGTTGCCGGAGACCACGCGCACGCCGGGGATGGCCTCCTTCTCCAGGACCATCACCATGTCGCGGTCCCGCTCCACGGCGGTGACGCGAGCCCCGGTGGCGGCCAGGAAGCGCGTGAGGTGTCCCAGGCCCGGGCCCAGTTCCACCACCGGCTCCTCCGCGCGGAGGGTCAACGCGTCCGCGATGGCCTCCAGGGCGTCCTCGTCTCCGAGGAAGTTCTGTCCCCAGCTGTACTTGGCGCGCAGGCCATGCCGCTTGAGGATTTCTCTTGGCGATTCCACCCGTCTGCTCCCTCTACATGCGCCAGGCCGGGTCTGCGGCGAGGCGGAAATCTCCGCGCAGGCCGCGGCGGTACGCCTCATACCCCGCCACCGCGATCATCGCCCCATTGTCCGTGCACAGTCGCACCGGGGGCAGGAACATGTTCAGCCCGCGCTCCTCGGCCCGCGCCTGACACAGCGCGCGCAACCGCGAGTTCGCCGCCACGCCGCCGCAAATCACGAGCTGCTTGTGGCCCAACCGGCGCGCGGCGGCCACCAGCTTCTTCGACAGCACGTCCGCCACGGCCTCCTGGAAGGACGCGCACAGGTCCGCCAGGGCCTGCCCCTGGGGCACGCCGTGCTTCTGCACGTGGTGCAGCACCGCCGTCTTCAGCCCGGAGAAGGACACGTCGAAGTTGTCGCCGGGCAGCGCGCGCGGGAAACGGATGGCCTCCGGGTTCCCCTGCTGCGCGAGCTGGTCGATGGGCAGACCGCCGGGGTACGGCAGTCCGAGGAT
This genomic window from Myxococcus hansupus contains:
- a CDS encoding deoxynucleoside kinase codes for the protein MDYRYIVVEGPIGVGKTSLSNILAERLSGRRVLEVVEENPFLSNFYTDRQKFGFQTQIFFLLSRFRQQQELFQQDLFSSMTVSDYLFAKDRIFAHLNLDAHELALYERVFEALGPRVAKPDLVIYLQARLDVLLHRIKKRGREFERKFDSTYLEGLVHSYNNFFFHYTDTPLLVVDTSDIDFVNVEADREDLLATIRKAKPGTQHYVPKASRRG
- a CDS encoding serine/threonine-protein kinase produces the protein MNERYRLVRPLASGGMAELFLGVARGAEGFERPVAIKRVLPHLARDPDIARMFLAEARLSTLLQHQNIATVHDVGQGPEGLFLVMELVDGWDLGVLLASAARRGIRFPPQLAAFIVHQCLAGLGHAYRKVHDGRPVMMAHRDVSPSNILVSREGEVKLTDFGIARMAGPQHTAPGIFRGKEAYSAPEVLRGEPATAASDQFSLGIVFHELLTGQHPFHAEQDPGAVAYAILTRPVTPPRDVPGPLAGAVTRMLATVPAARFHSPESLSDGFARWLAQSGLPATSQTLAAFMRELGLPPTLREQAEASGLRVETASPAHAPYRAEFEEEPLSLPGGPALSSSGRMVHRCLRCQHVLAAPGAPCEHCPPSARSIGTPASTLPRDTAGVSRPTARAAPGPHLELSPQQSLAESVPQSFSTAGVRSVLQTDADALELAERDLPPDSDWPDDAVRLKRQRRKRVVGILVALGVLAGGVWLWPQRSTLLIQVLSATGLRLTTPTLTVESEPPGAAVWVDDVQLGTTPLRIDNRFPAGRVSLQVRLKGYRTWKGTFTGGAPTSLEVKLKR
- the smpB gene encoding SsrA-binding protein SmpB; this translates as MTSGGKAKGVGSEPGVKVIAENRRARFDYTVDEKLEAGLALTGSEVKSLRDGIANLSDSYALPKGDEMFLHNANIGSYKAASFFDHLPTRSRKLLLHRGEIDRWAAKVRERGYSIIPLVLYFRKGRAKVELGLCRGKTHEDRRHDIKERETKREMDRAMRRR
- the panB gene encoding 3-methyl-2-oxobutanoate hydroxymethyltransferase — translated: MKDKVTIHTLKRFKQIGQKICMVTAYDATFAHILEGAGADVLLVGDSLGMVIQGHDSTLPVTMDQMVYHTAAVARGARRAHVVADLPFMSYQVSTQDAVRNAGRLVAEGGAGSIKLEGGAEFADTVRAIVRASIPVMGHLGLTPQSVHKMGGYVVQGRGEDQARQILDDALALEQAGAYALVLEGVPMDLARTVTQSLSIPTIGIGAGVDCDGQVLVCYDLLGMNPDFKPKFVKRYANLHGSITEAAGAYFAEVRKGAFPDEEHSFKANKNIRLAAGAPAPAARVEPSAPAEGGEKMGPVYGRPA
- a CDS encoding DUF971 domain-containing protein produces the protein MSFWDRIKPAPQAVTATDARLSSDGGRLDLTWDDGVKSGATAQVLRQQCPCAACVDEWTNKRTLDQTKVPADLRIQQVQPVGNYALAFNFSDGHTTGIYPWKLLRDVTQPAT
- the panC gene encoding pantoate--beta-alanine ligase, which encodes MAPAVLKTVADVKDWTAGLRREGHRLALVPTMGFLHEGHLSLIREGRRRADAVAVSIFVNPTQFGPREDLSRYPRDFEGDVAKCVSAGAQVIFAPEGPGVMYPAGYQTYVEVTDVSQGMCGARRPGHFRGVATIVTQLLSLFRPDVALFGEKDYQQLQVIRALNRDLHLGADIVGMPTVREADGLAMSSRNAYLSPEERQRALALSRGLRAAQALVREGTRESGPLVGAVRRELEAVGLREDYVELVDAERLTPLASVERGQPARLLVAAFSGTTRLIDNMPLGGEENAGPV
- the rsmA gene encoding 16S rRNA (adenine(1518)-N(6)/adenine(1519)-N(6))-dimethyltransferase RsmA, giving the protein MESPREILKRHGLRAKYSWGQNFLGDEDALEAIADALTLRAEEPVVELGPGLGHLTRFLAATGARVTAVERDRDMVMVLEKEAIPGVRVVSGNAATVDFAQVAGAPDVAVAGNLPYHLTSPILFRVLEQRAHVSRAVFTLQKEVVERLAAEPGNRDYGLLTVLLGMHYDAENVLTLEAWRFHPPPKVDSAVLRLTRRKAPRAPIIDEARFTRVVKASFSHRRKTLLNSIKSDPTLGTQEALLAAMAAAGVDPQRRAETLSVEEFAAIERALGPVTAPPAA